The following coding sequences are from one Salvia hispanica cultivar TCC Black 2014 chromosome 3, UniMelb_Shisp_WGS_1.0, whole genome shotgun sequence window:
- the LOC125212864 gene encoding mRNA export factor GLE1-like, giving the protein MKLMNNPQYPQSISIKLFAKKIVSNCTIPKASNAIFASSIVAVLVTSKIPLAMDVLVAELNKACIYTVPKHISYSQEAFRCKDDYFKAIGYKEVDGKIEHLDEYLERLSSYMKLYGALVQTEVGGCQNLHGAKEGWAWLARFMNMTPPNLFTAVALDSFLVMAGYGMHSRYKTQFEKLLSMIGVSALQEGGGESRSAKMSKVKMSIQNYIESKQYKKEAEGLRLRHRLDSSGLY; this is encoded by the exons ATGAAACTGATGAATAATCCACAATATCCACAGTCCAtcagtataaaattatttgcaaaaaag atTGTCTCCAACTGCACAATTCCAAAGGCCTCTAATGCCATATTTGCTTCCAGTATTGTTGCTGTTCTTGTGACATCTAAG ATCCCTCTAGCCATGGACGTTCTCGTTGCCGAGTTGAACAAAGCTTGCATCTACACAGTTCCAAAGCACATAAGTTATTCACAG GAAGCATTTAGATGCAAAGACGACTACTTCAAAGCGATCGGTTACAAGGAAGTAGATGGCAAGATTGAGCACCTCGATGAGTATTTGGAAAGGTTGAGCTCTTATATGAAACTATATGGAGCTTTAGTGCAG ACTGAAGTTGGAGGCTGCCAAAACCTGCACGGAGCAAAGGAAGGTTGGGCATGGCTTGCAAGATTCATGAATATGACGCCACCAAATCTCTTTACTGCAGTTGCTCTTGATTCATTTCTCGTG ATGGCTGGATACGGGATGCACAGTCGATATAAAACCCAGTTTGAGAAGCTATTGAGCATGATTGGGGTGAGCGCGTTACAAGAAGGTGGTGGAGAGTCGAGGAGTGCCAAGATGAGCAAGGTTAAGATgtcaattcaaaattatatcgAGTCAAAGCAGTACAAGAAAGAAGCCGAAGGATTGCGATTGAGACACCGTTTAGACTCGAGTGGACTATATTGA
- the LOC125212865 gene encoding uncharacterized protein LOC125212865 has translation MSHHHETNPHFLPRQRDPVLEFPSRTPPRRSRPPPHATPTQHPAPPHHPTHIKPVVEAPHQPHATPAQHPAPPHDRTHIKPVVEAPHQPHAPPAHHPTNVKPVAPFVVEAPHQAHQGSRPHSDSHTRPHHHPGLIHAPTSQRTKPVTWLVAAFCMLFWILVIVGGLIVLIVYLVFRPHNPWFDISTATINAAYLDMGYLLNADVTVLANFSNPNTKVKVDFSYAILDLYIDHKFIVTSYIPPFSLMRGGSRFANVHMVASQVALSTAQSMQLQKQIEQGRMNLDIRGLFKARSKLGGIFHYSYWMYAHCQLVLSGPPTGVLISKKCVVKK, from the coding sequence ATGTCCCACCACCATGAGACAAACCCACACTTTCTCCCTCGTCAACGCGACCCGGTCCTCGAGTTCCCCTCACGAACGCCTCCACGGCGCTCGAGGCCACCGCCTCATGCCACCCCAACACAGCACCCTGCACCGCCCCACCATCCGACACATATTAAGCCTGTTGTTGAGGCTCCGCACCAACCCCATGCCACCCCAGCACAGCACCCTGCACCGCCTCATGACCGAACACATATTAAGCCTGTTGTTGAGGCGCCGCACCAACCCCATGCCCCCCCAGCACACCACCCGACAAATGTTAAGCCCGTTGCACCCTTTGTAGTTGAGGCTCCGCACCAAGCCCACCAAGGATCCAGACCCCATTCGGATTCTCATACACGCCCACACCACCACCCTGGTCTCATCCACGCCCCAACGTCCCAGCGGACCAAGCCGGTCACCTGGCTGGTGGCAGCATTCTGTATGCTCTTCTGGATACTGGTGATCGTGGGCGGCCTGATAGTCCTGATAGTGTACCTGGTGTTCCGGCCGCACAACCCATGGTTCGACATCTCAACTGCAACCATCAACGCGGCGTACCTAGACATGGGCTACCTGCTGAACGCCGACGTGACGGTGCTAGCCAACTTCAGCAACCCCAACACTAAGGTGAAGGTGGATTTCAGCTACGCGATCCTCGACCTCTACATAGACCACAAGTTCATCGTCACCAGCTACATTCCGCCGTTTTCGCTGATGAGGGGCGGCTCGAGGTTTGCCAACGTGCACATGGTGGCTAGCCAGGTGGCGCTATCGACAGCGCAGAGCATGCAGCTACAGAAACAGATAGAACAAGGAAGAATGAACCTTGATATAAGAGGATTGTTTAAAGCTAGGTCTAAATTAGGCGGCATATTCCACTACTCATACTGGATGTATGCACATTGCCAACTCGTCCTTTCCGGCCCTCCCACCGGAGTTTTGATCAGTAAAAAGTGTGTTGTCAAGAAGTGA